In Nocardioides palaemonis, a single genomic region encodes these proteins:
- the eccCa gene encoding type VII secretion protein EccCa has product MSTTLRGGQRLDEPEMPGGQIVLQPPPELQEGEGAGGVLMNAIPMLGSLGSIVLVATMGGANRSRSFLAAGMFLFATLGFIIVQIDRQRKQRAQQVTGSRTEYLRYLSNIRKVAREAADQQRRALNWHHPEPDALPSLAEDRTRLWEHAASDDNFLHVRYGLCAQPLSLELVPPESAPVDQVDPAAASALHRLLVVHRLQPNLPASIDLRAFDRVELCGDEEEVRSTARAMICSATAFQNPDQLVVAVLSSEQNLTHWDWVKWLPHAQSQRESDAVGPMRLVSTSLDDLGQLLPPDLSDRPRFGADERAATPHILLVIDGGHLPPGNHIVPPDGLHGVTLLDLPSRWDELEDATRLRLEFVDGPDELGKRPVRALRLRGEPVKALADQCDLATAEAFARRIAPLKTASAEASSSGGTVDITSTTPDHMELLGLGDIFAYDPAAAWRPRPARDRLRVPIGIGDSGGLIHLDIKESAQQGMGPHGLVIGATGSGKSEFLRTLVLGLVMTHSSEQLNLVLVDFKGGATFAGMADMPHVSAVITNLANELTLVDRMQDALSGEMTRRQELLRDAGNYASVRDYEKARANGEPLEPMPSLFIVVDEFSEMLSAKPEFIDLFVAIGRLGRSLGLHLLLASQRLEEGRLRGLESHLSYRVGLRTFSAGESRAVLGVPDAYELPAVPGLGYLKPDQSTLLRFKAAYVSGPPSSRTRVARDEGGVIRGILPFTISEVQSLEPLRDEDDAPAPVQAAQQQGEQPSLLDIAVERMIGKGPEAHQVWLPPLDVPDTLDELMPDLVEHPDLGLVSPQWRTVPGLVIPLGTVDRPREQRRDTMTLNLTGAAGHVAVVGGPRSGKSTLLRSIVTSMALVTTPLESQFFVLDFGGGTFAPLTRLPHVSGVATRSEPDVVRRVMAEVEGIVDRREAYFRENGIDSIETYRSRRAQGRADDGWGDVFLVIDGWSTLRAEFDDLEMEIQQIAARGLTFGLHIVTASTRWADFRAAMRDVFGSKLELRLGDPLDSEVDRKVAALVPVGRPGRGLVPSKLHFLGALPRIDAKGDADSLGDGVDDLIDKVAAAWKGPQGPKLRLLPEKVTLEAIREDAVRRQLPARHILLGINEKELAPVGLDVDAEPHMLVFGDGQSGKSALLRAYVHEVMRTRTPKEAQIVLVDYRRSMLGEVPDEYLLNYLTSATQATPTLKDIASYLEGRIPGPDVTPEQLRNRSWWSGAEVFVVVDDYDLVATQQSSPVASLQPLMAQARDVGLHVVVARRTGGASRALYEPVIQSLRDLAMPGVMLSGPRDEGVLIGNLRPQPAPEGRARVVTRDGGTQTTQLAWLDPTM; this is encoded by the coding sequence TTGAGCACGACTTTGCGGGGCGGGCAGCGGCTCGACGAGCCGGAGATGCCGGGCGGGCAGATCGTCCTGCAGCCGCCGCCGGAGCTCCAGGAGGGCGAGGGCGCGGGCGGCGTGCTGATGAACGCCATCCCGATGCTCGGCAGCCTCGGCTCCATCGTCCTCGTCGCGACGATGGGTGGCGCGAACCGGAGCCGCAGCTTCCTGGCAGCCGGCATGTTCCTCTTCGCCACCCTCGGCTTCATCATCGTGCAGATCGACCGGCAGCGGAAGCAGCGCGCGCAGCAGGTGACCGGCTCGCGCACCGAGTACCTCCGCTACCTGAGCAACATCCGCAAGGTGGCCCGCGAGGCCGCCGACCAGCAGCGCCGCGCGCTCAACTGGCACCACCCCGAGCCGGACGCGCTGCCGTCGCTCGCCGAGGACCGCACCCGCCTGTGGGAGCACGCCGCCTCCGACGACAACTTCCTGCACGTGCGCTACGGCCTGTGCGCCCAGCCCCTCTCCCTCGAGCTGGTGCCGCCGGAGAGCGCGCCCGTCGACCAGGTCGACCCGGCCGCCGCCTCCGCGCTCCACCGCCTGCTCGTGGTGCACCGCCTGCAGCCCAACCTGCCCGCGTCGATCGACCTGCGCGCGTTCGACCGCGTCGAGCTGTGCGGTGACGAGGAGGAGGTCCGCTCGACCGCCCGCGCGATGATCTGCTCGGCCACCGCGTTCCAGAACCCCGACCAGCTCGTCGTCGCCGTGCTGTCCTCCGAGCAGAACCTCACCCACTGGGACTGGGTCAAGTGGCTCCCCCACGCCCAGAGCCAGCGCGAGTCCGACGCCGTCGGCCCCATGCGCCTGGTGTCGACCTCGCTCGACGACCTCGGCCAGCTGCTGCCGCCCGACCTCAGCGACCGCCCGCGCTTCGGCGCCGACGAGCGGGCCGCGACGCCCCACATCCTGCTCGTGATCGACGGCGGCCACCTGCCGCCCGGCAACCACATCGTGCCGCCCGACGGCCTGCACGGCGTGACCCTGCTCGACCTGCCCAGCCGCTGGGACGAGCTCGAGGACGCCACCCGGCTGCGCCTGGAGTTCGTCGACGGGCCCGACGAGCTCGGCAAGCGCCCGGTGCGCGCGCTGCGCCTGCGCGGCGAGCCGGTCAAGGCGCTCGCCGACCAGTGCGACCTCGCGACCGCCGAGGCGTTCGCGCGTCGCATCGCGCCGCTGAAGACCGCCAGCGCGGAGGCGTCGTCGTCCGGCGGCACCGTCGACATCACCTCGACGACGCCCGACCACATGGAGCTGCTCGGCCTCGGCGACATCTTCGCCTACGACCCGGCCGCCGCGTGGCGCCCGCGACCGGCGCGCGACCGGCTGCGGGTCCCGATCGGCATCGGCGACTCCGGCGGCCTGATACACCTCGACATCAAGGAGTCCGCCCAGCAGGGCATGGGCCCGCACGGCCTGGTGATCGGCGCGACCGGTTCCGGCAAGTCGGAGTTCCTCCGCACGCTGGTCCTCGGCCTGGTGATGACCCACTCCTCCGAGCAGCTCAACCTGGTGCTGGTCGACTTCAAGGGTGGCGCGACCTTCGCCGGCATGGCCGACATGCCCCACGTGTCCGCGGTCATCACCAACCTCGCCAACGAGCTCACCCTCGTCGACCGCATGCAGGACGCCCTGTCCGGCGAGATGACGCGCCGCCAGGAGCTGCTGCGCGACGCGGGCAACTACGCCTCGGTCCGCGACTACGAGAAGGCCCGCGCCAACGGCGAGCCGCTCGAGCCGATGCCGTCGCTGTTCATCGTCGTCGACGAGTTCTCCGAGATGCTCTCGGCCAAGCCCGAGTTCATCGACCTCTTCGTCGCGATCGGCCGACTCGGCCGCTCGCTCGGCCTGCACCTGCTCCTCGCCTCCCAGCGCCTGGAGGAGGGCCGCCTGCGCGGCCTGGAGTCCCACCTGTCCTACCGTGTGGGCCTGCGGACGTTCTCCGCCGGCGAGTCCCGCGCGGTCCTCGGCGTCCCGGACGCCTACGAGCTGCCCGCGGTCCCGGGCCTGGGCTACCTCAAGCCCGACCAGTCGACGCTGCTGCGCTTCAAGGCGGCCTACGTCTCGGGCCCGCCGTCCAGCCGCACCCGCGTCGCCCGCGACGAGGGCGGCGTCATCCGCGGCATCCTGCCCTTCACGATCTCCGAGGTGCAGTCGCTCGAGCCGCTGCGCGACGAGGACGACGCCCCGGCGCCGGTCCAGGCCGCCCAGCAGCAGGGCGAGCAGCCCTCGCTGCTCGACATCGCGGTCGAGCGGATGATCGGCAAGGGCCCGGAGGCCCACCAGGTCTGGCTGCCGCCGCTCGACGTCCCCGACACCCTCGACGAGCTGATGCCCGACCTCGTCGAGCACCCCGACCTCGGACTCGTGTCGCCGCAGTGGCGCACCGTGCCCGGACTGGTCATCCCGCTCGGCACCGTCGACCGCCCGCGCGAGCAGCGCCGCGACACGATGACGCTCAACCTCACCGGCGCGGCCGGCCACGTCGCGGTCGTCGGCGGCCCGCGGTCCGGCAAGAGCACGCTCCTGCGCTCGATCGTGACCAGCATGGCGCTGGTGACGACCCCGCTGGAGTCGCAGTTCTTCGTCCTCGACTTCGGCGGCGGCACGTTCGCCCCGCTGACCCGCCTCCCGCACGTGTCCGGCGTCGCGACCCGCTCCGAGCCCGACGTCGTACGTCGCGTGATGGCGGAGGTCGAGGGCATCGTCGACCGCCGCGAGGCGTACTTCCGCGAGAACGGCATCGACTCGATCGAGACCTACCGCTCGCGTCGCGCGCAGGGCCGCGCCGACGACGGGTGGGGCGACGTGTTCCTCGTGATCGACGGCTGGAGCACGCTGCGCGCCGAGTTCGACGACCTCGAGATGGAGATCCAGCAGATCGCCGCGCGCGGCCTGACCTTCGGCCTCCACATCGTCACCGCCTCGACCCGCTGGGCCGACTTCCGCGCCGCGATGCGCGACGTCTTCGGCTCCAAGCTCGAGCTGCGGCTCGGTGACCCGCTCGACTCCGAGGTCGACCGCAAGGTCGCGGCCCTCGTGCCGGTCGGGCGCCCGGGACGCGGCCTGGTGCCGTCGAAGCTGCACTTCCTCGGCGCGCTGCCGCGCATCGACGCCAAGGGCGACGCCGACAGCCTCGGCGACGGCGTCGACGACCTGATCGACAAGGTGGCCGCGGCGTGGAAGGGCCCGCAGGGACCCAAGCTGCGCCTGCTGCCGGAGAAGGTCACCCTCGAGGCGATCCGCGAGGACGCCGTGCGCCGCCAGCTCCCGGCGCGGCACATCCTGCTCGGCATCAACGAGAAGGAGCTCGCGCCGGTCGGCCTCGACGTCGACGCCGAGCCGCACATGCTGGTCTTCGGCGACGGCCAGTCCGGCAAGAGCGCGCTGCTGCGGGCCTACGTCCACGAGGTGATGCGCACCCGGACCCCGAAGGAGGCGCAGATCGTCCTGGTGGACTACCGCCGCTCGATGCTCGGCGAGGTGCCCGACGAGTACCTCCTCAACTACCTGACGTCGGCCACGCAGGCCACGCCGACGCTCAAGGACATCGCGAGCTACCTCGAGGGCCGGATCCCCGGGCCGGACGTCACGCCCGAGCAGCTGCGCAACCGGTCGTGGTGGAGCGGCGCCGAGGTCTTCGTGGTCGTCGACGACTACGACCTCGTCGCCACCCAGCAGTCCTCACCGGTGGCCTCGCTGCAGCCGCTGATGGCGCAGGCGCGCGACGTCGGCCTCCACGTCGTGGTCGCCCGCCGCACCGGTGGTGCGTCCCGCGCGCTCTACGAGCCGGTCATCCAGTCGCTGCGCGACCTCGCCATGCCCGGCGTCATGCTGTCGGGCCCGCGCGACGAGGGCGTGCTGATCGGCAACCTGCGCCCGCAGCCGGCGCCCGAGGGCCGCGCCCGCGTGGTCACCCGCGACGGCGGCACCCAGACCACCCAGCTGGCCTGGCTCGACCCGACGATGTAG
- a CDS encoding helicase HerA-like domain-containing protein — protein MTETPESTPAPQPDPLSEAVAAGYRFDGPALELGGLMLDAETLGDARIRIPLAMLNRHGLVAGATGTGKTKTLQLLAEQLSAQGVPVFAADIKGDLSGLGVAGEPSEKLSARTASVGQEWTATAFPTELYAIGGQGTGVPVRVTMSAFGPTLLAKVLDLNETQESSLGLVFYYCDSHGLPLLDLADLRAVLQYLTGDAAGKAELKSIGGLSPQTAGVILRELVAFEAQGAGVFFGEPEFDTQDFLRTTEDGRGIISLLELPNLQDRPALFSTFLMWLLADLFHDLPEEGDLDKPKLVFFFDEAHLLFHDASDAFLDQVAQTVRLIRSKGVGVFFVTQSPTDVPDDVLAQLGSRVQHQLRAHTPNDAKALKATVNTYPTSGYDDLAQVLTSLGIGEAVVTVMNERGAPTPVAWTRLRAPESLMDAAPAEQMAAAVAASSLTPKYAEAIDRESARELLAKKLEEGARKAAEDARVKEMAREQKNERVTTASRKKAEKEQDSMVETVVKSTAFKDFMRTAAREIARGMFKSGRR, from the coding sequence ATGACGGAGACTCCCGAGTCCACGCCGGCACCCCAGCCCGACCCGCTGTCCGAGGCGGTCGCGGCGGGCTACCGCTTCGACGGTCCCGCGCTCGAGCTCGGCGGGCTGATGCTCGACGCCGAGACCCTGGGCGACGCGCGCATCCGGATCCCGCTCGCCATGCTCAACCGCCACGGGCTGGTCGCGGGCGCGACCGGCACCGGCAAGACCAAGACCCTCCAGCTGCTCGCCGAGCAGCTCAGCGCGCAGGGCGTACCGGTGTTCGCCGCCGACATCAAGGGCGACCTGTCCGGGCTGGGCGTGGCCGGCGAGCCGAGCGAGAAGCTCTCGGCGCGGACCGCGAGCGTCGGCCAGGAGTGGACCGCGACCGCGTTCCCCACCGAGCTCTACGCGATCGGCGGGCAGGGCACCGGCGTGCCGGTGCGGGTGACGATGAGCGCGTTCGGCCCCACCCTGCTGGCCAAGGTGCTCGACCTCAACGAGACCCAGGAGTCGTCGCTCGGCCTGGTCTTCTACTACTGCGACTCCCACGGCCTGCCGCTGCTCGACCTCGCCGACCTGCGCGCGGTCCTGCAGTACCTCACCGGCGACGCCGCCGGGAAGGCCGAGCTCAAGTCGATCGGCGGCCTCTCGCCGCAGACCGCGGGCGTGATCCTGCGCGAGCTGGTGGCGTTCGAGGCCCAGGGCGCCGGCGTGTTCTTCGGCGAGCCGGAGTTCGACACCCAGGACTTCCTGCGCACCACCGAGGACGGGCGCGGCATCATCAGCCTGCTCGAGCTGCCGAACCTGCAGGACCGCCCGGCGCTGTTCTCCACGTTCTTGATGTGGCTGCTCGCCGACCTCTTCCACGACCTGCCGGAGGAGGGCGACCTCGACAAGCCCAAGCTGGTGTTCTTCTTCGACGAGGCGCACCTGCTCTTCCACGACGCCTCCGACGCCTTCCTCGACCAGGTCGCCCAGACGGTCCGGCTGATCCGCTCGAAGGGGGTCGGCGTCTTCTTCGTGACCCAGTCGCCGACCGACGTCCCCGACGACGTGCTCGCCCAGCTCGGCTCGCGCGTGCAGCACCAGCTCCGCGCGCACACCCCCAACGACGCCAAGGCGCTCAAGGCGACGGTCAACACGTACCCCACGAGCGGCTACGACGACCTCGCGCAGGTGCTCACCAGCCTCGGCATCGGCGAGGCGGTCGTGACCGTGATGAACGAGCGCGGCGCGCCCACGCCCGTCGCCTGGACCCGGCTGCGCGCCCCCGAGTCGCTGATGGACGCCGCACCCGCCGAGCAGATGGCGGCCGCGGTCGCGGCGTCCTCGCTCACGCCGAAGTACGCCGAGGCGATCGACCGCGAGTCCGCCCGCGAGCTGCTCGCCAAGAAGCTCGAGGAGGGCGCCCGCAAGGCCGCCGAGGACGCCCGCGTGAAGGAGATGGCGCGCGAGCAGAAGAACGAGCGGGTCACCACCGCCTCGCGCAAGAAGGCGGAGAAGGAGCAGGACTCGATGGTCGAGACGGTCGTGAAGTCGACCGCCTTCAAGGACTTCATGCGCACCGCCGCCCGCGAGATCGCGCGCGGGATGTTCAAGAGCGGGCGCCGGTAG
- a CDS encoding type II toxin-antitoxin system VapB family antitoxin, producing the protein MIFKRVGVGRPYPDHGLTSRAWADLPPRQVRLDELVTTKDTLQLDALLDEDSTFYGDLFAHVVSWRGDLYLEDGLHRALRAALQQRSVLHARVHHADDAGATG; encoded by the coding sequence GTGATCTTCAAGCGGGTGGGCGTCGGCCGGCCCTACCCCGACCACGGACTGACCTCGCGCGCCTGGGCCGACCTGCCCCCGCGCCAGGTCCGCCTCGACGAGCTGGTGACCACCAAGGACACGCTGCAGCTCGACGCCCTCCTCGACGAGGACTCCACCTTCTACGGCGACCTGTTCGCGCACGTGGTGTCGTGGCGCGGCGACCTCTACCTCGAGGACGGCCTGCACCGCGCGCTGCGGGCCGCCCTCCAGCAGCGCAGCGTGCTGCACGCCCGGGTCCACCACGCCGACGACGCGGGAGCGACCGGGTGA
- a CDS encoding LytR C-terminal domain-containing protein, whose protein sequence is MTAGLRTALTLGVLTLLVVVGALWGWAAFTEPFPEDEQVAICEDTSVDAGAEVRRDQVVVSVYNGSRRSGLAGSTSAELVERGFVAGGVGDSPKPAATTQIWADDATNPAVQLVRRQFKKAKVVPGEALGDGVVVVVGEKFKALRTKQVESVVAEAPATYCRATGSE, encoded by the coding sequence GTGACCGCGGGCCTGCGCACGGCGCTGACCCTCGGCGTCCTCACGCTGCTGGTCGTCGTCGGCGCGCTCTGGGGCTGGGCCGCGTTCACCGAGCCGTTCCCGGAGGACGAGCAGGTCGCGATCTGCGAGGACACCTCCGTCGACGCCGGCGCCGAGGTGCGCCGCGACCAGGTCGTGGTGAGCGTCTACAACGGCAGCCGGCGCAGCGGTCTCGCCGGGTCGACCAGCGCCGAGCTCGTCGAGCGCGGCTTCGTCGCCGGCGGCGTCGGCGACTCCCCGAAGCCGGCCGCCACCACCCAGATCTGGGCCGACGACGCGACCAACCCGGCCGTGCAGCTGGTCCGCCGGCAGTTCAAGAAGGCGAAGGTCGTGCCGGGCGAGGCGCTCGGCGACGGCGTGGTCGTCGTGGTCGGCGAGAAGTTCAAGGCGCTGCGCACCAAGCAGGTGGAGTCGGTCGTCGCAGAGGCTCCCGCGACGTACTGCCGGGCGACCGGCTCGGAGTGA
- a CDS encoding potassium/proton antiporter has protein sequence MTFDVHQLDAFVLVGAVVTLSAILAVRVSAVAGLPSLLIYLLIGVLLGEGGPFAIQFDDAQLAHALGFGALAIILAEGGLTTDWRQMRPSIRLGVSLATLGVAVSVAVVAVGAHLLLGLPWELAILLGAICSPTDAAAVFSVLRVVPLPKRLTGALEAESGLNDAPTVVLVGVISTGAAGEAGLLGVAGTIVFELVVGGLIGVACGVAGAWLMRRVALPSSGLYPLAVMSLAFTAYGAAAAVHASGFAAIYVAALILGNSELPHRVATRSFAEGVAWLAQIGLFVMLGLLLSPGRIDLTTVVQALVTGLVLTFVARPLSVVASSVVQRMGLRDLAFISWAGLRGAVPIVLATIPLAEGVDGADDLFDIVFVMVVVYTLLTGPTLPAVARWLRVARRSEPRGLDVEAAPLERVAADLLQVTIAPTSKMHGVEVGELRLPAGASVSLVIRADEVLVPERRTVLRSGDDLVVVTPRKQREATEARLRQVSQNGRLARWAGEQRSREDD, from the coding sequence GTGACGTTCGACGTCCACCAGCTCGACGCGTTCGTGCTGGTCGGCGCGGTCGTGACGTTGTCGGCCATCCTCGCCGTGCGGGTCTCGGCCGTCGCGGGCCTGCCGTCGCTGCTGATCTACCTCCTGATCGGCGTGCTCCTCGGCGAGGGCGGACCGTTCGCGATCCAGTTCGACGACGCCCAGCTCGCGCACGCCCTCGGGTTCGGGGCGCTCGCGATCATCCTGGCCGAGGGCGGCCTCACCACCGACTGGCGCCAGATGCGCCCCAGCATCCGGCTCGGTGTCTCGCTCGCCACCCTGGGGGTCGCGGTGTCGGTCGCGGTCGTGGCGGTCGGCGCCCACCTGCTGCTCGGCCTGCCCTGGGAGCTCGCGATCCTGCTCGGGGCGATCTGCTCGCCGACCGATGCCGCGGCGGTGTTCTCGGTGCTGCGGGTGGTGCCGCTGCCCAAGCGGCTCACGGGTGCGCTGGAGGCCGAGTCGGGCCTCAACGACGCCCCGACCGTCGTCCTGGTCGGCGTGATCTCCACGGGCGCGGCCGGTGAGGCCGGGCTGCTCGGCGTCGCCGGGACGATCGTGTTCGAGCTGGTCGTCGGCGGCCTGATCGGCGTCGCCTGCGGCGTCGCCGGCGCCTGGCTGATGCGCCGGGTCGCCCTGCCCTCGTCGGGCCTCTACCCGCTGGCCGTCATGAGCCTGGCCTTCACCGCCTACGGCGCGGCCGCCGCGGTCCACGCCTCCGGCTTCGCCGCGATCTACGTCGCAGCACTCATCCTCGGCAACAGCGAGCTGCCGCACCGCGTCGCCACCCGGTCGTTCGCCGAGGGGGTGGCCTGGCTCGCGCAGATCGGCCTGTTCGTGATGCTCGGCCTGCTCCTCTCGCCGGGGCGCATCGACCTCACGACCGTCGTGCAGGCCCTGGTGACCGGTCTGGTGCTCACCTTCGTGGCGCGTCCCCTGTCGGTCGTGGCCAGCAGCGTCGTGCAGCGGATGGGCCTGCGCGACCTGGCCTTCATCTCCTGGGCCGGCCTGCGCGGTGCAGTCCCGATCGTGCTCGCCACCATCCCGCTCGCGGAGGGCGTCGACGGCGCCGACGACCTGTTCGACATCGTCTTCGTGATGGTCGTCGTCTACACGCTGCTGACCGGACCCACGCTGCCCGCGGTGGCCCGGTGGCTGCGGGTGGCCCGACGCTCGGAGCCGCGCGGGCTCGACGTCGAGGCGGCGCCGCTCGAGCGGGTGGCCGCGGACCTGCTGCAGGTGACGATCGCGCCGACGTCCAAGATGCACGGCGTCGAGGTCGGCGAGCTCCGGCTGCCCGCGGGCGCCTCGGTGTCCCTGGTGATCCGGGCCGACGAGGTGCTGGTGCCCGAGCGCCGCACGGTCCTGCGCTCGGGCGACGACCTCGTGGTCGTCACCCCGCGCAAGCAGCGCGAGGCCACCGAGGCGCGGCTGCGGCAGGTGTCGCAGAACGGTCGCCTGGCCAGGTGGGCCGGCGAGCAGCGTTCCCGCGAGGACGACTGA
- a CDS encoding VWA domain-containing protein: protein MSLLDTHIGFVEALRGAGLPVSLAEGLDAIAALEKVSWHDRETVRAAYAATLVKRQPQRVTFDAVFDVYYPRLIGDGASAAADGSPVRDSGADLARFREALAEALAAGDPAALQDLAVDAVARFGAMPGRGPGLSSWSAYTSLQRVAPAELADRLVQALLGPGVDPEQAQRTAARRIGDFTRLVEGDARRRIAEEKGPAHVVDTTVRPTIDRLDFLAARRSDLEEMRREIYPLARRLAARLAKEQHARRRGPLDVRRTVRASIATGGVPLATHHRPRRPHRTDLVVLCDVSGSVASFAQFTLLLVYALREAFGGVRAFTFVDDVVEVSDRFRPGADVVEVMEGLAASTAHASMWGRTSYGRALTRFAEAHGDAVGPRTSLLVLGDARSNHSDLALPVLGELVGRARHAWWLNPEHPRHWGTGDSAADRYGELLPMLECRNLAQLGEFVHGIA, encoded by the coding sequence GTGAGCCTGCTCGACACCCACATCGGCTTCGTGGAGGCGCTGCGCGGCGCCGGCCTCCCGGTGTCGCTGGCCGAGGGCCTCGACGCGATCGCGGCGCTGGAGAAGGTGAGCTGGCACGACCGCGAGACGGTCCGCGCGGCCTACGCCGCGACGCTCGTGAAGCGGCAGCCGCAGCGGGTGACGTTCGACGCGGTCTTCGACGTCTACTACCCGCGCCTCATCGGGGACGGGGCCAGCGCTGCCGCCGACGGCTCGCCCGTGCGCGACTCCGGCGCGGACCTCGCCCGGTTCCGCGAGGCGCTGGCCGAGGCGCTCGCCGCCGGTGACCCCGCGGCGCTCCAGGACCTCGCGGTCGACGCGGTGGCGCGGTTCGGGGCGATGCCCGGCCGCGGCCCCGGCCTGTCGAGCTGGTCGGCCTACACCTCGCTCCAGCGGGTCGCGCCCGCCGAGCTCGCCGACCGGCTGGTGCAGGCGCTGCTGGGCCCGGGCGTCGACCCGGAGCAGGCGCAGCGGACCGCGGCGCGTCGCATCGGCGACTTCACCCGGCTGGTGGAGGGCGACGCCCGCCGACGGATCGCGGAGGAGAAGGGCCCGGCCCACGTCGTCGACACCACCGTCCGCCCCACGATCGACCGGCTCGACTTCCTCGCCGCGCGGCGCAGCGACCTGGAGGAGATGCGCCGCGAGATCTACCCGCTCGCCCGCCGCCTGGCCGCGCGGCTGGCCAAGGAGCAGCACGCGCGCCGCCGCGGGCCGCTCGACGTGCGCCGCACCGTGCGGGCCTCGATCGCCACCGGCGGCGTGCCGCTGGCGACCCACCACCGGCCGCGCCGCCCGCACCGCACCGACCTGGTGGTCCTGTGCGACGTCAGCGGGTCGGTCGCGAGCTTCGCGCAGTTCACCCTCCTGCTGGTCTACGCGCTGCGGGAGGCGTTCGGCGGGGTGCGGGCCTTCACCTTCGTCGACGACGTGGTCGAGGTCAGCGACCGGTTCCGTCCGGGCGCCGACGTGGTGGAGGTGATGGAGGGCCTCGCGGCCAGCACGGCCCACGCCTCGATGTGGGGACGTACGAGCTATGGCCGGGCCCTGACCCGGTTCGCCGAGGCGCACGGCGACGCCGTCGGGCCGCGCACCTCGCTGCTGGTGCTCGGCGACGCGCGCTCCAACCACAGCGACCTCGCGCTGCCGGTGCTCGGCGAGCTGGTCGGACGGGCGCGCCACGCCTGGTGGCTCAACCCCGAGCACCCCCGGCACTGGGGGACGGGTGACAGCGCCGCCGACCGCTACGGCGAGCTGCTGCCGATGCTGGAGTGCCGCAACCTCGCCCAGCTCGGCGAGTTCGTCCACGGCATCGCCTGA
- a CDS encoding AAA family ATPase, with translation MTTWFSSPDDATTRLRGAGYLTDDATALTAYLAGTLEKPLLVEGPAGVGKTELAKAVARATGAELVRLQCYEGLDEARALYEWNYKKQLLRIQASGDGATWDETHDDIFTEEFLLTRPLLGAIRREEPTVLLVDEVDKTDIEVEGLLLEVLSDFQVTIPELGTVTATRRPFVVLTSNASRELSEAVKRRCLFLHLDYPSAEREREIVTSQVPGLDERVAAQLVDVVVRLRELELKKAPSIAESVDWARTLLALETGDLDEATVARTLGVVLKHASDHQRALRELKLASR, from the coding sequence GTGACGACCTGGTTCTCCTCGCCCGACGACGCGACCACCCGCCTGCGGGGCGCCGGCTACCTCACCGACGACGCGACCGCGCTCACGGCCTACCTCGCGGGCACGCTGGAGAAGCCGCTGCTGGTGGAGGGCCCGGCCGGCGTCGGCAAGACCGAGCTGGCCAAGGCGGTTGCCCGCGCCACGGGCGCGGAGCTGGTGCGGCTGCAGTGCTACGAGGGCCTCGACGAGGCGCGGGCGCTCTACGAGTGGAACTACAAGAAGCAGCTGCTGCGGATCCAGGCGAGCGGAGACGGCGCGACCTGGGACGAGACCCACGACGACATCTTCACCGAGGAGTTCCTGCTCACCCGCCCGCTGCTCGGCGCGATCCGGCGCGAGGAGCCGACGGTGCTGCTCGTCGACGAGGTCGACAAGACCGACATCGAGGTCGAGGGGCTGCTGCTGGAGGTGCTGAGCGACTTCCAGGTGACGATTCCCGAGCTCGGCACCGTCACCGCCACCCGGCGTCCGTTCGTCGTGCTGACGTCCAACGCCAGCCGCGAGCTGTCCGAGGCGGTGAAGCGACGCTGCCTGTTCCTGCACCTCGACTACCCGAGCGCCGAGCGCGAGCGCGAGATCGTCACCAGCCAGGTCCCCGGCCTCGACGAGCGGGTCGCCGCCCAGCTCGTCGACGTCGTCGTGCGGCTGCGCGAGCTCGAGCTCAAGAAGGCGCCGTCGATCGCGGAGTCCGTCGACTGGGCCCGCACCCTGCTCGCCCTCGAGACCGGCGACCTCGACGAGGCGACCGTCGCCCGCACGCTCGGGGTGGTCCTCAAGCACGCCTCCGACCACCAGCGGGCGCTGCGGGAGCTCAAGCTGGCCTCCCGATGA